Proteins from a genomic interval of Oceanispirochaeta crateris:
- a CDS encoding MFS transporter, with protein MNLCIIGIVFKEFLIKTEKNHFIPGDFPFSPRKVPFYYGWIILVAGAMGILFSIPGQTMGVSVYTDHLIENLNLSRIEISTAYMIGTLISSLVMTRAGMFYDRFGARIAAAGSAMGLGLCLMLLSRSVQVTALSSALLKISSKKMAFSFMIVGFFGIRFFGQGVLTLVSRGMVMRWFDSHRGYASALMGIFTSFGFSYAPRILQGMIDLSSWDRSWMIMGIVMIVLIAPFIFAIFRDSPEECGIEMEKGMKIKTGSRKKGADPEVSLTLGEARRDPKLWCYMLLLFFWALYNTGFTFHITSIFGSQGKTTAQAVAIFLPISILSLGFRFLGSWLSDIIDLKYHYYLTILSIITGAYALTLPYTGGAAALLIIGFGIAGGLFGVLNSVTWPKLYGREHLGAISGMAMSFIVAGSALGPWGFSLMEKIWGDYRQTGWLGVYAAGFIGMISLPFLLHKRKASSLG; from the coding sequence TTGAATCTATGTATAATAGGCATCGTTTTTAAGGAGTTTCTTATCAAAACAGAAAAAAATCACTTCATTCCGGGAGATTTTCCATTTTCACCAAGGAAAGTTCCCTTTTATTATGGTTGGATCATTTTAGTAGCCGGTGCCATGGGAATCCTCTTCAGCATTCCCGGTCAAACCATGGGCGTCTCGGTCTACACGGATCATCTCATTGAAAACCTGAACCTCAGCCGTATAGAAATTTCCACAGCCTATATGATAGGGACCCTGATCAGCTCGCTGGTCATGACCCGCGCTGGGATGTTCTACGATCGCTTCGGAGCCAGAATTGCAGCGGCCGGCTCAGCCATGGGTCTGGGCCTCTGTTTGATGTTGCTCTCCCGATCGGTTCAAGTGACGGCCCTAAGTTCTGCCCTCCTGAAGATCTCATCCAAGAAAATGGCCTTTTCTTTTATGATTGTCGGATTTTTCGGCATCCGATTCTTTGGTCAAGGTGTTCTGACACTGGTATCCAGAGGGATGGTGATGCGCTGGTTCGACTCACACAGAGGCTATGCATCCGCCCTGATGGGAATCTTCACTTCCTTTGGATTCTCCTATGCCCCCCGGATTCTTCAGGGAATGATAGACCTGTCCAGCTGGGACCGCTCCTGGATGATTATGGGTATTGTTATGATCGTCCTGATTGCTCCTTTTATATTTGCCATTTTCAGAGACAGCCCAGAAGAGTGTGGCATAGAAATGGAAAAGGGAATGAAAATTAAGACTGGAAGCCGGAAAAAGGGCGCTGACCCGGAGGTATCCCTCACGCTGGGAGAGGCCAGGCGAGACCCTAAACTCTGGTGTTATATGCTCCTCCTATTTTTTTGGGCCCTCTACAATACGGGTTTCACCTTTCATATCACATCCATTTTCGGATCACAGGGAAAAACAACAGCACAGGCTGTGGCAATCTTCCTGCCCATATCCATCCTATCTCTGGGGTTTCGTTTCCTGGGAAGCTGGCTCAGCGATATAATCGATTTAAAATACCACTACTACCTGACGATCCTGTCCATCATTACAGGGGCCTATGCTCTCACTCTACCCTATACAGGTGGGGCCGCAGCCCTTCTGATCATTGGCTTCGGCATTGCAGGCGGTCTATTCGGTGTTTTAAACTCCGTCACCTGGCCAAAATTGTACGGACGGGAACACTTGGGAGCCATTTCTGGCATGGCCATGAGTTTTATAGTCGCCGGCAGCGCCCTGGGTCCCTGGGGATTCAGCCTCATGGAAAAAATATGGGGAGACTACAGGCAGACCGGTTGGCTGGGAGTCTATGCCGCCGGGTTCATCGGCATGATCAGCCTGCCCTTTCTACTGCATAAACGGAAAGCGTCAAGTCTTGGTTAG
- a CDS encoding MarR family winged helix-turn-helix transcriptional regulator, giving the protein MDNTGSIFTDTARLHHRYHHNIFMSYDLYRGQNRLFDKLSESGEVSQTELARKMNIAPATLTRMVQNMEKKGYITRKKDKLDQRITLISLTPKGQNTRSSINQKLEDIDQRIFKNFTEDERRILKDMLLRIQDHLLKELKDENNN; this is encoded by the coding sequence ATGGATAACACCGGATCAATATTTACCGATACTGCCCGACTTCATCACCGTTATCATCATAATATCTTCATGTCTTATGATCTTTATCGGGGACAAAACAGACTATTTGATAAGCTCAGTGAATCTGGGGAGGTCAGTCAGACAGAACTGGCCCGGAAAATGAATATAGCTCCAGCGACTCTGACTAGAATGGTGCAGAATATGGAAAAAAAAGGCTATATCACCCGGAAAAAAGACAAGCTCGATCAGAGAATCACTCTCATTTCATTAACGCCCAAGGGACAGAACACCCGGTCTTCCATCAACCAAAAGCTGGAAGATATAGACCAAAGAATTTTCAAGAACTTTACTGAAGATGAACGCAGAATCCTCAAAGATATGCTCTTGCGCATTCAGGATCATCTGCTAAAGGAACTTAAAGATGAAAACAATAATTAG
- a CDS encoding ABC transporter ATP-binding protein, with the protein MKTIISYLKKYWIFATIAPLLMLLEVFMDLMLPAIMADIVDIGIVNQNLNMVLNLGLRMILVTMVAFIGGGGCAITSSFASTGLGADLRHDLYKKVQTLSSKNMDELETGNLIIRLTNDVSQIEEVSLMMLRVMVRAPLQIIGSLVMAIIISRQLSLLFVVFTPLLVIVMVVLIKRAYPLFYRVQSKLDELNIRLQENLAGKRLVKAFVREEYEEDKFKKANEDLTDVNVGASRTVSIMNPAMQILLNGAIIAALWFGAELIDVGVLKIGALIAFTNYLRQLLFSLMMFSNLLMRFSRAQASSVRIQEVLNSVSDIQEDKDPIQNTEFKGKIEFKDVSFSYTHQGNPVLKNITFTVDSGETVALIGATGSGKTSLAELIPRFYDLDSGEILIDGKNIRHMALDNLRNQIAFVFQKTILFSGTVMDNILYHYDSSDRQDLVPLMKDSAKDANIDGFLDQLPHGYETDINQKGVNLSGGQKQRIAIARALAKEAPILVFDDATSAVDTATEKGIRNSLRERGSGKTVLIIAQRISSVMDADKIIVLDDGEISGMGTHEELLVKNSLYQEIYYSQIDKEAVS; encoded by the coding sequence ATGAAAACAATAATTAGCTATTTAAAAAAGTATTGGATTTTTGCCACTATCGCACCACTGCTCATGTTGCTCGAAGTTTTTATGGATCTCATGCTCCCTGCTATCATGGCAGATATTGTGGATATCGGGATTGTTAATCAGAACCTGAATATGGTTCTCAACCTGGGTCTCCGCATGATCCTGGTCACCATGGTGGCTTTTATCGGAGGAGGGGGATGTGCCATCACTTCCAGTTTTGCTTCAACGGGTCTGGGGGCTGATCTTCGCCATGATCTATATAAAAAGGTTCAAACCCTCTCCAGCAAGAATATGGATGAACTGGAAACGGGAAATCTGATCATTCGCCTGACCAATGATGTTTCGCAAATAGAAGAAGTTTCACTCATGATGCTGAGGGTCATGGTCAGGGCCCCTCTCCAGATCATAGGGAGTCTTGTCATGGCTATCATTATAAGCCGACAGCTCTCACTGCTTTTTGTTGTGTTTACTCCCCTGTTGGTCATCGTCATGGTGGTGTTGATTAAAAGAGCCTATCCTCTATTTTACCGGGTTCAATCCAAACTGGATGAACTCAATATCCGCCTTCAGGAAAATCTTGCGGGAAAGCGGCTGGTGAAAGCCTTTGTCAGAGAAGAGTATGAAGAGGACAAATTTAAGAAGGCCAATGAGGATCTGACCGATGTCAATGTGGGGGCGTCTCGCACTGTCTCCATTATGAACCCGGCCATGCAGATCCTCTTAAACGGGGCCATCATTGCAGCACTCTGGTTTGGGGCAGAATTGATTGATGTAGGAGTCCTGAAAATAGGGGCTCTTATTGCCTTTACCAATTACCTGAGGCAGTTGCTGTTCTCGCTTATGATGTTCAGCAATCTTTTAATGAGATTTTCAAGGGCTCAGGCTTCATCCGTAAGAATTCAGGAAGTATTAAACAGTGTCTCGGATATTCAGGAAGACAAAGACCCCATCCAGAATACTGAATTCAAGGGAAAGATTGAGTTTAAAGATGTCAGTTTTTCATACACTCATCAGGGAAATCCAGTCCTCAAAAATATAACATTTACGGTAGATTCTGGAGAAACTGTCGCTCTTATCGGAGCGACCGGTTCGGGTAAAACAAGTCTGGCCGAATTGATTCCGCGATTTTATGATCTGGATTCAGGAGAGATCTTGATAGATGGTAAGAATATAAGGCATATGGCTCTGGACAATCTGCGGAATCAGATCGCCTTTGTTTTTCAGAAGACCATACTTTTTTCAGGGACTGTCATGGATAATATTCTCTATCATTATGATAGTTCTGACAGACAGGATTTAGTACCGCTCATGAAAGACTCAGCCAAGGACGCCAATATTGACGGGTTTCTAGATCAGCTCCCTCATGGCTATGAGACGGATATCAATCAAAAGGGAGTGAACCTCTCAGGGGGGCAGAAACAGCGTATAGCCATAGCCCGGGCCCTTGCCAAAGAGGCACCCATCCTTGTTTTTGACGATGCAACAAGTGCCGTGGACACCGCAACGGAGAAGGGAATCCGGAACTCGTTGAGGGAGCGGGGCTCAGGAAAAACTGTCCTTATCATTGCTCAAAGGATCAGCAGTGTTATGGATGCCGATAAAATCATTGTTCTGGATGATGGTGAAATCTCAGGCATGGGGACCCATGAGGAACTTCTTGTTAAAAACTCCCTCTATCAGGAAATCTATTATTCACAAATTGACAAAGAGGCTGTTTCATGA
- a CDS encoding ABC transporter ATP-binding protein: MKKEPQEINTPILVPGPGAGGPGAHFAKPKEKAKDSRETLKKLWAYLKADTLGILLVLCIVLITTALNIAGPYLMKYAIDHYITTGINLSGLARILLAMVVIYSFAALFTFVQQWIMIAVSQKAIKALRRDIFHKFQTLTIHFFDTRSAGELMSRVTNDIDNISNTVSNSFLEIVSAVLTIGAVAVVMLAINWQLALICICVIPLVIILTKRVGHHTRKGFRDKQKHLGDLNGIIEESISGQRVVKAFTKESELLRDFSKKNVLLKNASNKANISSGLMGPLMNMMNNLNYGITTFAGSVLAIHGLVSVGTIAAFLNYTKQFSRPLNQIAQLYTTIQSALAGAERVFAILEEEPEFEDDENSLSLKDLKGEVVFQDLHFGYLSDVPIIKGIEIHAQPGQTIALVGPTGAGKTTMINLLARFYDFHKGSITIDGLDIRSIKKRDLRSKLGIVLQETFLFSDTVKENIRYGRLDATDEEIITASKLANAHQFIHRMPQGYDTLVSEDGANLSQGQKQLIAIARAILSEPSILVLDEATSSVDTRTEIQIQKGMLRLMEGRTSFVIAHRLSTIKNADQILVMDGGRIVERGSHKELMSAQGFYYKLYHSQFGSQAMTG; encoded by the coding sequence ATGAAAAAAGAACCACAGGAAATAAATACACCCATATTGGTTCCAGGGCCCGGTGCCGGTGGTCCTGGAGCGCATTTTGCCAAACCAAAAGAAAAGGCCAAAGACAGCAGGGAAACCTTAAAAAAATTATGGGCTTATCTCAAAGCGGATACATTGGGAATACTTCTGGTGCTGTGTATCGTTCTCATAACGACAGCCTTGAATATTGCCGGACCCTATCTCATGAAGTATGCCATCGATCATTACATAACCACGGGGATTAATCTTTCCGGTCTTGCTAGGATACTTCTTGCCATGGTGGTTATATACTCCTTTGCCGCCTTATTCACCTTTGTGCAGCAGTGGATCATGATTGCGGTCTCCCAAAAAGCCATAAAAGCCCTAAGACGGGATATTTTTCACAAGTTTCAGACCTTGACCATACACTTTTTTGACACAAGATCCGCAGGTGAACTGATGAGCCGGGTCACAAACGATATTGATAATATCAGTAATACCGTGTCCAATAGCTTTTTAGAAATTGTTTCTGCTGTACTTACCATTGGGGCAGTAGCGGTGGTTATGCTTGCCATCAACTGGCAATTGGCCCTCATCTGTATCTGTGTGATTCCTCTGGTGATCATTCTGACTAAACGGGTCGGTCATCATACAAGAAAGGGCTTCCGGGACAAGCAAAAACATCTGGGTGATTTGAATGGGATCATTGAAGAGAGTATTTCGGGACAAAGAGTTGTTAAGGCCTTTACCAAAGAGAGTGAACTGCTAAGGGATTTCTCCAAGAAGAATGTGCTTTTGAAGAACGCTTCCAACAAAGCCAATATTTCATCGGGCCTGATGGGCCCACTCATGAATATGATGAACAATCTGAACTATGGAATCACCACCTTTGCCGGTAGTGTCCTCGCCATTCATGGATTAGTTTCTGTGGGTACCATTGCCGCTTTTTTGAACTATACAAAGCAATTTTCAAGACCCCTCAATCAGATAGCACAGCTTTATACCACCATTCAATCGGCCCTGGCTGGAGCCGAAAGAGTTTTCGCCATCCTGGAAGAGGAACCAGAGTTTGAAGACGATGAGAATTCTCTCTCCCTGAAGGACCTTAAGGGAGAAGTTGTTTTTCAAGACCTTCACTTTGGCTATTTGTCCGATGTACCCATCATTAAAGGAATCGAAATTCATGCTCAGCCGGGGCAGACCATTGCTCTTGTGGGACCAACCGGAGCGGGAAAGACCACCATGATCAATCTTCTAGCTCGTTTTTATGACTTCCATAAGGGAAGCATTACCATTGATGGATTGGATATTCGCAGCATCAAAAAGAGAGACCTCAGAAGCAAGCTGGGGATTGTTTTGCAGGAAACGTTTCTCTTTTCCGACACGGTCAAGGAAAATATCCGCTATGGCCGACTGGATGCTACAGATGAGGAGATCATCACAGCGTCCAAACTGGCGAATGCCCATCAGTTTATTCATCGTATGCCCCAGGGGTACGATACCCTGGTATCCGAAGACGGGGCTAATTTAAGTCAGGGACAGAAGCAGCTCATTGCCATTGCCCGGGCAATACTCTCAGAGCCTTCAATCCTTGTTTTGGATGAAGCCACATCCAGTGTAGACACCCGCACAGAGATTCAGATCCAAAAGGGCATGCTCAGGCTGATGGAAGGCAGAACCAGTTTTGTCATAGCCCACCGTTTGAGTACCATTAAAAATGCCGATCAAATTCTGGTCATGGATGGAGGTCGGATTGTTGAAAGGGGCAGCCACAAGGAGTTAATGAGTGCCCAGGGATTCTATTACAAGCTCTATCATAGTCAGTTTGGTTCTCAGGCTATGACCGGATAG
- a CDS encoding inositol monophosphatase family protein, with product MINLNDAQAFLRDIIKEAGALTLQYRENIKTLRVEQKGTDKDLVTEADQAVESMLRQRILERYPDHAILGEEEGESGAHACRWIIDPIDGTISYLHGQYQYSVSIALEVNGHLELAAVLAPALDDLYTARRGQGAFLNGVQMRVSNTTVLGDGVLSTGFACIRAGLSETNLPLFCSMMPRIRDIRRGGSAALDLCMVASGQLDGYWEKHINLYDIAAGMLILKEAGGRVSDYRGGDDFLPQEILGTNGLIHRECMDVIKSFIKTET from the coding sequence ATGATTAATTTGAACGATGCTCAGGCTTTCCTGAGAGACATTATTAAAGAAGCCGGTGCACTGACTCTTCAGTACCGTGAGAATATCAAGACTCTCCGGGTAGAACAGAAAGGAACAGACAAAGATCTGGTCACAGAGGCCGATCAGGCCGTGGAATCCATGTTGAGACAGCGGATTTTGGAGCGCTACCCCGATCATGCGATCCTGGGAGAGGAGGAAGGTGAGTCGGGTGCACATGCCTGCCGCTGGATCATCGACCCCATAGACGGGACGATTTCCTATCTTCACGGGCAGTATCAATACTCCGTATCCATAGCTCTGGAAGTCAATGGTCACTTAGAACTGGCTGCTGTGTTGGCACCCGCCCTGGATGATCTGTATACAGCCAGGAGAGGGCAGGGCGCCTTTCTCAATGGCGTACAAATGAGGGTATCAAACACAACAGTTCTGGGTGATGGGGTTCTCTCTACGGGTTTTGCCTGTATTCGTGCGGGCTTGAGTGAAACAAATCTGCCCCTCTTTTGCAGTATGATGCCCCGAATCAGAGATATCCGCAGAGGAGGTTCGGCCGCCTTAGACCTCTGTATGGTCGCGTCAGGTCAGTTGGACGGCTATTGGGAAAAGCATATCAATTTGTACGATATTGCCGCCGGGATGCTGATTCTGAAAGAAGCGGGAGGCCGGGTTTCCGATTACAGAGGAGGAGATGACTTTCTTCCCCAAGAGATCCTTGGCACAAATGGTCTGATTCATAGAGAATGCATGGATGTGATCAAATCCTTTATCAAAACGGAGACCTAG
- a CDS encoding ATP-binding cassette domain-containing protein — MPNSVEFKNVFYRYDEQSEPVLKDISFNLEQGSFNILVGPGGSGKSTLCDLFNGRTPQLMGGILEGTVLIEGKATADTQMKDLACKVGYVFQNPESMFATLSVEDEIAFGPENLLFEKEEIHQSVEELLDMAGIKEYRHNLVWNLSGGQIQKLGLAAVLAMKPRLIILDEPTANLDPAATRQVHELILKLRNEGITILLVTRELDDFIAEAVKAAHSIRGRTTGSGLAHRFKLWQRYVFTILVNGIRKAEVTADALECRAFGYKEKRTYLKDVYFKKTDLFLPLLTGFILIFLIVMEHQCWRALLGL, encoded by the coding sequence ATGCCCAATTCTGTCGAATTCAAAAATGTTTTCTATCGATACGATGAACAGAGTGAACCCGTTCTAAAGGATATAAGCTTCAATCTGGAACAGGGCAGTTTTAATATTCTGGTTGGCCCCGGCGGAAGCGGTAAATCGACTCTCTGCGATCTTTTCAATGGAAGGACTCCCCAGCTGATGGGAGGAATACTGGAAGGAACAGTTCTGATTGAGGGAAAGGCCACAGCTGATACTCAAATGAAAGATCTGGCCTGTAAAGTTGGTTATGTATTCCAGAATCCGGAATCCATGTTTGCCACCCTTTCCGTAGAAGATGAAATTGCCTTCGGTCCTGAAAACCTGTTATTTGAAAAGGAAGAGATTCACCAGAGTGTGGAAGAACTTCTGGACATGGCAGGCATCAAAGAGTACAGACACAACCTCGTATGGAATCTATCGGGAGGTCAGATTCAGAAATTAGGACTGGCTGCAGTTCTGGCCATGAAACCAAGATTGATCATCCTGGATGAACCCACGGCTAACCTGGACCCTGCGGCGACCCGGCAAGTTCATGAATTGATTCTGAAATTGCGAAATGAAGGGATAACCATTCTCCTGGTCACACGGGAACTGGATGATTTCATTGCTGAAGCCGTCAAGGCAGCCCACTCCATAAGGGGACGAACCACGGGGTCCGGTCTGGCCCATCGCTTTAAACTCTGGCAGCGCTATGTCTTCACGATCCTGGTAAACGGCATCAGAAAAGCCGAGGTCACAGCCGATGCCCTGGAATGCAGAGCCTTTGGATATAAGGAGAAACGGACCTATTTAAAGGATGTCTATTTCAAAAAAACAGATCTATTCCTGCCTCTTCTCACAGGGTTTATTTTGATATTTTTGATTGTCATGGAACATCAGTGCTGGAGGGCTCTTCTAGGGCTCTAG
- a CDS encoding ECF transporter S component, producing MTFYTIFNVLIVVLLGLIARFTDKNKVDKEKGGYSTQNLVIVAVLAAIAGVINTGVGNIWYLANTSLGPLGGALIQGMFMWAYILAVFIVRKPGIALMFGLIEASTEVLLGNAAGIGTLGWGISQGLAIEAVLICVSYSRFGLITDIMAGAAASQFGTLWSSVFFGWDPAYSRDVWMSVPVNTISGAIFSGVLGYALASRLAKTGLIRSSRKK from the coding sequence ATGACATTTTACACTATCTTTAATGTGCTTATTGTTGTCCTGCTGGGTCTCATTGCCCGTTTTACAGACAAGAATAAGGTCGACAAGGAAAAAGGCGGCTATTCCACACAAAATCTGGTAATCGTTGCCGTTTTGGCCGCCATTGCCGGTGTGATCAACACAGGTGTCGGGAATATCTGGTACCTGGCAAACACATCCCTGGGACCACTGGGTGGTGCACTGATTCAGGGAATGTTCATGTGGGCCTATATTCTGGCAGTCTTCATTGTCCGGAAACCCGGAATAGCCTTGATGTTCGGATTGATTGAAGCGTCAACAGAAGTTCTTCTTGGAAATGCGGCAGGAATCGGAACTCTAGGCTGGGGGATCTCTCAGGGACTCGCCATCGAAGCGGTTTTAATCTGTGTCAGTTACTCAAGGTTTGGCCTCATCACCGACATCATGGCCGGAGCAGCGGCATCACAGTTTGGGACTCTTTGGAGTTCCGTATTCTTCGGATGGGACCCCGCGTATTCAAGAGATGTCTGGATGTCTGTTCCCGTGAATACGATCTCAGGAGCCATTTTCAGCGGTGTCCTTGGCTATGCACTGGCATCCCGTCTGGCCAAAACCGGTTTGATCCGATCATCCCGGAAAAAATAA
- a CDS encoding monomethylamine:corrinoid methyltransferase, which translates to MIHNYLDISERARTGQTLSKEDWDFRIIEKVQALVEKYELAWDDQVITPDHPDLADRVFAAGKELILDIGVYALNKGRIIELSEQEILEGIHKMDRPLSMGEGKDACILLPRKILDTTPPTIWAGNPGVPTPERIFKASVKSWAQEPLVDLITCGSLVDVDGVNVVSGELSELIASRRELSYLRQVREEVGRPGLGMLAAESSVTEIGDLAATHPDLLRPCDSHLVAMFNELMIDQGNMLRAANSLFYGMANASLATVMVGGLAGDAPGAAVVQVASFLAANIVCLADYHLCHPIHIRYVATSARGCMWLQSIVCQAFARNAPAVIVCDIYPKSGALTKELLYEVTANTIAISLSGGHLEGVGSADGSKPHGTGLEVRLMAEVAHAVTRQNMSLLEGNRIIQLLLHKYEHIFETEGGNPGKSIEEAYDLLTVQPRPEWLSLYEMVKKDLIDMGIKL; encoded by the coding sequence ATGATACACAATTACCTAGACATTTCTGAACGCGCCCGAACGGGTCAGACACTTTCCAAAGAAGACTGGGACTTTAGAATCATCGAAAAAGTTCAAGCTCTGGTAGAAAAATACGAACTTGCCTGGGACGATCAAGTCATAACTCCCGATCATCCAGATCTGGCGGACAGAGTCTTTGCTGCCGGAAAGGAACTCATCCTGGACATAGGGGTCTATGCCCTGAACAAAGGCCGCATCATAGAACTCTCGGAACAGGAAATTCTTGAAGGTATTCATAAGATGGATAGACCTCTGAGTATGGGCGAAGGAAAAGATGCCTGCATTCTCCTACCCCGGAAAATCCTGGATACCACCCCTCCCACCATATGGGCCGGGAACCCGGGGGTTCCCACACCAGAAAGGATATTCAAAGCCTCTGTTAAAAGCTGGGCTCAGGAACCACTCGTTGATCTTATCACCTGTGGCTCCCTGGTAGATGTGGATGGCGTGAACGTCGTCTCAGGTGAACTGAGTGAACTCATAGCCTCCAGACGTGAATTATCCTACCTGAGACAGGTCAGGGAAGAGGTCGGACGCCCCGGTCTTGGAATGCTCGCCGCCGAGAGCAGCGTGACCGAAATTGGAGATTTGGCAGCGACCCATCCCGACCTGCTACGTCCCTGTGACTCTCACCTGGTAGCCATGTTTAACGAATTGATGATCGATCAGGGAAATATGCTTAGAGCGGCTAACTCTCTTTTCTACGGAATGGCTAATGCCTCCCTGGCAACGGTGATGGTGGGAGGACTGGCAGGAGATGCTCCAGGGGCAGCTGTTGTACAGGTAGCCTCCTTTCTGGCAGCCAATATCGTCTGCCTGGCCGATTACCATCTTTGCCATCCTATCCATATCCGTTATGTTGCCACCTCAGCCCGCGGCTGTATGTGGCTTCAGAGCATAGTGTGTCAGGCTTTTGCCAGGAATGCTCCTGCGGTTATTGTCTGCGATATCTATCCAAAGAGCGGGGCTCTCACCAAGGAACTGCTCTATGAAGTTACCGCCAATACAATTGCCATATCCCTGAGCGGAGGACATCTTGAAGGAGTGGGTTCTGCCGATGGCAGCAAGCCTCATGGAACCGGTCTTGAAGTCCGTCTCATGGCTGAAGTGGCCCATGCAGTCACCAGACAGAATATGTCTCTTCTGGAAGGAAACCGCATCATTCAGTTACTGCTTCATAAATATGAACATATTTTTGAAACAGAGGGAGGCAATCCCGGAAAATCCATCGAAGAGGCCTATGACCTACTCACAGTCCAGCCAAGGCCGGAATGGCTGTCTCTCTATGAAATGGTGAAGAAGGATCTAATAGATATGGGAATCAAGCTCTAG
- a CDS encoding class I SAM-dependent methyltransferase, giving the protein MDDLELIIDLHKGALRLGPGSSEETGKALKLTNLNLSEDLKIADIGCGSGAQTLELARLTRGKIIAVDLFPEFLEKVKEYAEEEGYKERINTLQCSMDDLPFEEESLDLIWSEGAIYNMGFQKGLLAWRKFLKPGGYIAVSEITWLKEDRPPELEQFWSGTYSEMHSLEVKKDQLKNCGYELVGNFTISENSWLDNYYTPMLSRIPDFLKRHQEDKNAEDLVKEEQHEIDLFKKYKDYYGYVFYIARKI; this is encoded by the coding sequence ATGGATGATTTAGAACTGATAATTGACCTTCACAAGGGAGCCCTGCGCCTCGGGCCCGGAAGTTCTGAAGAAACAGGAAAAGCCCTGAAACTGACGAATCTGAACCTATCAGAGGATTTGAAAATAGCAGACATAGGATGCGGAAGCGGAGCACAGACTCTGGAGCTGGCCCGATTGACCAGGGGAAAAATCATTGCGGTCGATCTTTTTCCGGAATTCCTGGAGAAAGTAAAGGAATATGCTGAAGAAGAAGGGTATAAAGAGAGAATCAATACACTTCAGTGTTCCATGGATGATCTGCCTTTTGAGGAAGAATCGCTGGACCTCATCTGGTCGGAAGGCGCCATTTACAACATGGGATTCCAAAAGGGACTTCTGGCATGGAGAAAATTCCTAAAACCCGGGGGATACATTGCCGTATCCGAGATCACATGGTTAAAAGAGGATAGACCACCCGAATTGGAACAATTCTGGTCTGGTACTTATTCTGAAATGCACTCCCTGGAAGTTAAGAAAGATCAGCTCAAAAACTGTGGCTATGAACTGGTGGGCAATTTTACAATATCAGAAAACAGCTGGCTTGATAATTATTACACCCCCATGCTCTCCCGTATTCCGGATTTTCTCAAGCGGCATCAAGAAGATAAAAATGCCGAAGATCTGGTCAAAGAGGAGCAGCATGAGATAGATCTTTTTAAGAAATATAAAGATTATTACGGATATGTTTTCTACATTGCCAGAAAAATCTAA
- a CDS encoding NAD(P)H-dependent oxidoreductase, producing the protein MKTLIIFTHPAPESLNRSFLNSAMEGLSSNMGSDSVEVLDLYKENFNPALVFNDEKRRRSMSKDPELESYRKMIQRADTILLIYPLWWGRPPAMLMGFFDKVLSSGFAYKQTEGKILPEGLLKGKRVICVSTMKGPKGYPALVLRNAHKVLMKKAIFNFVGIKKVKFFEFGSMESPRGKQEKKLEKIKDYMQKLKPV; encoded by the coding sequence ATGAAGACACTCATCATCTTTACCCACCCTGCTCCAGAAAGTCTGAACAGAAGCTTTTTGAATTCGGCAATGGAGGGATTGTCCTCTAATATGGGCTCAGACAGTGTTGAAGTTTTGGATCTCTACAAAGAGAATTTCAACCCGGCTCTTGTCTTCAACGATGAAAAAAGAAGACGAAGTATGTCTAAAGACCCAGAACTTGAATCCTATAGAAAAATGATTCAAAGAGCTGATACCATCCTACTGATCTATCCCTTATGGTGGGGTCGTCCTCCCGCCATGTTGATGGGTTTTTTTGATAAGGTCCTGTCATCGGGTTTCGCTTATAAACAGACGGAAGGAAAAATCCTACCCGAAGGTCTCTTAAAGGGAAAGCGGGTAATCTGCGTTTCCACAATGAAAGGACCAAAGGGCTATCCTGCCCTGGTATTGAGGAATGCCCATAAGGTTTTGATGAAAAAGGCAATTTTTAATTTTGTGGGTATTAAAAAAGTGAAGTTTTTTGAATTTGGTTCCATGGAAAGTCCTAGGGGAAAACAGGAGAAGAAATTGGAAAAAATAAAAGATTACATGCAGAAACTAAAACCAGTATAA